The Christiangramia salexigens genome includes the window CTTTTCAAAATTCTTCCTTGAGGCGTCCAGCATTTCTTCCACGACATCTACGCCTACAACTCCCGATTTTTGTCTTGAGAAATAAGCAAATTGAAGTAGTTCCATTCCTCCTCCGACTCCTACATAAAGTGTCCTTGGATTATTGGTAAGATCACGAGCGTGAACGGTAGTCCCACAGCCATAGTTCATTTCCTGCATGATCTTAGGGATCTTTAGACCAGGCAACTCCCATATTGGATTCGTGGTGCAGCACAAACCAACATCCGGAGTTAAGGCAGCATCTTTATATACCTGCTTAGTAGTTTCTAAATAACTCATCTTAATTTATATTTTTTGAAGTAATTCTTTGAATAGTTTCACCATATTAGGCTCAGCCTTGGCTGCCATGGCCAGGATATCCTGAATATCTACTTTTTCAAGATTATCGGGGTCTCCCTGATCTGTAATTACCGAAATAGCCGAAACAGGAATTTCCAAATGATTTGCTACAATCACTTCCGGTACTGTACTCATACCTACTGCATCTGCGCCAATTAATTTAAGGTAACGGTATTCTGCTCTTGTTTCTAATTGAGGCCCCAGTACAGAAGCATAAACACCTTTGTGAAGCCTTATGCTATGCTCTTTTGCAGTTGCTTCAAATAACTTGTTCATTTCTGCATCGTAAGGCTCACTGAGATCTACAAACCTCTCTCCCAGTTTTTCCACACCGTGGAATGCAAGCGGCGAACCTCCCTGTAGATTTAAATGATCATCTATAAGCATTAACTCGCCCTTTTTAAAGTCAAGGTTAACCGCACCCGAAGCATTAGAAACCAGAAGTTTTTTAATTCCCAGTCGCTTCATCACTCTTACCGGGTAGGTCACATCAAAAAGACTATAACCTTCATATAAGTGAAATCTTCCCTGCATGATTACAACCTTCTTCCCGGCCAAAGTTCCGTAAACAAGTTTACCTTTATGAAATTCTACTGT containing:
- a CDS encoding purine-nucleoside phosphorylase; the protein is MTDRINESVDYLKSKGFGEPEVGIILGTGLGKLIEDVEVEVEVSYNHIPYFPTATVEFHKGKLVYGTLAGKKVVIMQGRFHLYEGYSLFDVTYPVRVMKRLGIKKLLVSNASGAVNLDFKKGELMLIDDHLNLQGGSPLAFHGVEKLGERFVDLSEPYDAEMNKLFEATAKEHSIRLHKGVYASVLGPQLETRAEYRYLKLIGADAVGMSTVPEVIVANHLEIPVSAISVITDQGDPDNLEKVDIQDILAMAAKAEPNMVKLFKELLQKI